The Buteo buteo chromosome 25, bButBut1.hap1.1, whole genome shotgun sequence genome has a window encoding:
- the LOC142044776 gene encoding arylsulfatase H-like isoform X1, giving the protein MIWQLTSYWTSLVTPLIFSLLLQPPLTQLSIITQPNIVLLMADDLGIGDVGCYGNDTIRTPNIDQLAKEGVKLTQHIAAAPLCTPSRAAFLTGRYPIRSGMDAINNYRVIFWNGGSGGLPPNETTFAKILQQQGYSTGLIGKWHQGVNCESRNDHCHHPLNHGFDYFYGMPFTLISDCQPNETPEMDRAFRRKLWLSTQMIGLVTLTAALGRLTGLISVRWKMLICLAGFSLLFFISWFSSYGFVRYWNCIMMRNHEVTEQPMVTDRTTSLILRESISFIERNKHKPFLLFLSFLHSHTPLLTTEKFLGRSHHGLYGDNVEEMDWMVGQVLEVIDKEGLKNTTLVYFASDHGGWLERQEGKRQLGGWNGIYRGGKAMGGWEGGIRVPGIFRWPGVLPAATVIDEPTSLMDIYPTVVHLAGGVLPQDRVIDGRDLMPLLRGTVEHSEHEFLFHYCGIHLHAVRWHQKDSGAIWKAHYVTPIFRPLGAGACYDRGFCPCFGEGVTHHDPPLLFDLSRDPSEAKPLSPDTEPLFDTVIRKMGRAIEEHRRTLTPVPEQLSVYNVVWKPWLQPCCGTFPFCWCDKEGDNKLANL; this is encoded by the exons ATGATTTGGCAACTAACATCTTATTG gaCATCCCTGGTCACACCCCTGATTTTCAGTCTGCTTCTGCAGCCACCACTTACACAGCTTTCCATCATCACACAGCCAAACATTGTCCTGTTGATGGCTGATGATCTTGGCATAGGGGATGTAGGTTGCTATGGGAATGATACTATCAG GACCCCGAACATTGATCAGCTGGCAAAGGAAGGAGTAAAACTGACCCAACACATCGCTGCGGCTCCCCTTTGCAcccccagcagagcagctttcCTCACTGGCAGATACCCCATCCGATCAG GGATGGATGCTATAAACAATTACCGTGTTATCTTTTGGAACGGCGGCTCAGGAGGGCTTCCTCCAAATGAAACCACTTTTGCCAAAATACTGCAGCAGCAAGGCTACAGCACGGGACTGATAG GGAAGTGGCATCAAGGTGTTAACTGTGAATCCCGCAATGACCATTGTCATCACCCTTTAAACCATGGGTTTGACTATTTTTATGGGATGCCTTTTACACTAATAAGTGACTGCCAACCAAATGAAACACCAGAGATGGACAGAGCCTTTAGAAGGAAACTCTGGCTTTCCACTCAAATGATTGGCCTCGTTACGCTCACCGCTGCCCTGGGAAGACTGACCGGCTTGATTTCAGTCCGCTGGAAAATGCTGATCTGCCTTGCTGGGTTTAGTCTCCTGTTCTTCATATCCTGGTTCTCAAGTTACGGGTTTGTACGATACTGGAACTGCATTATGATGAGAAACCATGAAGTTACTGAGCAGCCAATGGTGACAGACAGGACTACATCCCTTATCTTGAGAGAGTCCATTTCATTTATTGAAAG AAATAAGCACAAGccattcctcctctttctttcttttttgcattcCCACACCCCTCTTCTCACCACAGAGAAGTTTCTTGGGAGGAGCCATCATGGTTTATATGGAGACAATGTAGAGGAGATGGACTGGATGGTGG GCCAGGTTCTAGAAGTTATTGACAAGGAAGGCTTGAAAAATACTACATTAGTTTACTTTGCCTCTGATCATGGTGGATGGCTGGAAAGACAAGAAGGCAAAAGGCAGCTGGGTGGCTGGAACGGAATATACAGAG gTGGAAAAGCTATgggaggctgggaaggaggaatCCGTGTCCCAGGGATATTTAGATGGCCAGGAGTCTTACCTGCAGCCACAGTTATTGATGAACCTACAAGCCTTATGGACATTTATCCTACAGTAGTTCATCTGGCTGGAGGGGTACTACCCCAGGACAG GGTAATTGATGGCCGGGATCTGATGCCTTTGCTGCGAGGAACAGTTGAGCACTCAGAGCACGAGTTCCTGTTTCATTACTGTGGCATTCACTTACACGCCGTGCGGTGGCACCAGAAGGACA GTGGAGCCATCTGGAAGGCTCATTATGTGACCCCCATCTTCCGTCCTCTCGGAGCTGGGGCTTGTTATGATAGAGGATTTTGCCCATGTTTTGGGGAAGGCGTGACCCATCATGACCCTCCGTTGCTCTTTGATCTCTCGCGAGACCCTTCTGAAGCCAAACCTCTGTCGCCTGACACCGAGCCCCTCTTTGACACTGTAATAAGGAAGATGGGAAGAGCCATAGAAGAGCATCGCAGGACACTGACTCCAGTCCCAGAGCAGCTCTCCGTGTACAACGTGGTGTGGAAGCCGTGGCTGCAGCCATGCTGTGGGACGTTCCCATTCTGTTGGTGTGATAAGGAAGGTGATAATAAACTTGCCAACCTCTAA
- the LOC142044776 gene encoding arylsulfatase D-like isoform X2, which yields MGMILSGMDAINNYRVIFWNGGSGGLPPNETTFAKILQQQGYSTGLIGKWHQGVNCESRNDHCHHPLNHGFDYFYGMPFTLISDCQPNETPEMDRAFRRKLWLSTQMIGLVTLTAALGRLTGLISVRWKMLICLAGFSLLFFISWFSSYGFVRYWNCIMMRNHEVTEQPMVTDRTTSLILRESISFIERNKHKPFLLFLSFLHSHTPLLTTEKFLGRSHHGLYGDNVEEMDWMVGQVLEVIDKEGLKNTTLVYFASDHGGWLERQEGKRQLGGWNGIYRGGKAMGGWEGGIRVPGIFRWPGVLPAATVIDEPTSLMDIYPTVVHLAGGVLPQDRVIDGRDLMPLLRGTVEHSEHEFLFHYCGIHLHAVRWHQKDSGAIWKAHYVTPIFRPLGAGACYDRGFCPCFGEGVTHHDPPLLFDLSRDPSEAKPLSPDTEPLFDTVIRKMGRAIEEHRRTLTPVPEQLSVYNVVWKPWLQPCCGTFPFCWCDKEGDNKLANL from the exons ATGGGAATGATACTATCAG GGATGGATGCTATAAACAATTACCGTGTTATCTTTTGGAACGGCGGCTCAGGAGGGCTTCCTCCAAATGAAACCACTTTTGCCAAAATACTGCAGCAGCAAGGCTACAGCACGGGACTGATAG GGAAGTGGCATCAAGGTGTTAACTGTGAATCCCGCAATGACCATTGTCATCACCCTTTAAACCATGGGTTTGACTATTTTTATGGGATGCCTTTTACACTAATAAGTGACTGCCAACCAAATGAAACACCAGAGATGGACAGAGCCTTTAGAAGGAAACTCTGGCTTTCCACTCAAATGATTGGCCTCGTTACGCTCACCGCTGCCCTGGGAAGACTGACCGGCTTGATTTCAGTCCGCTGGAAAATGCTGATCTGCCTTGCTGGGTTTAGTCTCCTGTTCTTCATATCCTGGTTCTCAAGTTACGGGTTTGTACGATACTGGAACTGCATTATGATGAGAAACCATGAAGTTACTGAGCAGCCAATGGTGACAGACAGGACTACATCCCTTATCTTGAGAGAGTCCATTTCATTTATTGAAAG AAATAAGCACAAGccattcctcctctttctttcttttttgcattcCCACACCCCTCTTCTCACCACAGAGAAGTTTCTTGGGAGGAGCCATCATGGTTTATATGGAGACAATGTAGAGGAGATGGACTGGATGGTGG GCCAGGTTCTAGAAGTTATTGACAAGGAAGGCTTGAAAAATACTACATTAGTTTACTTTGCCTCTGATCATGGTGGATGGCTGGAAAGACAAGAAGGCAAAAGGCAGCTGGGTGGCTGGAACGGAATATACAGAG gTGGAAAAGCTATgggaggctgggaaggaggaatCCGTGTCCCAGGGATATTTAGATGGCCAGGAGTCTTACCTGCAGCCACAGTTATTGATGAACCTACAAGCCTTATGGACATTTATCCTACAGTAGTTCATCTGGCTGGAGGGGTACTACCCCAGGACAG GGTAATTGATGGCCGGGATCTGATGCCTTTGCTGCGAGGAACAGTTGAGCACTCAGAGCACGAGTTCCTGTTTCATTACTGTGGCATTCACTTACACGCCGTGCGGTGGCACCAGAAGGACA GTGGAGCCATCTGGAAGGCTCATTATGTGACCCCCATCTTCCGTCCTCTCGGAGCTGGGGCTTGTTATGATAGAGGATTTTGCCCATGTTTTGGGGAAGGCGTGACCCATCATGACCCTCCGTTGCTCTTTGATCTCTCGCGAGACCCTTCTGAAGCCAAACCTCTGTCGCCTGACACCGAGCCCCTCTTTGACACTGTAATAAGGAAGATGGGAAGAGCCATAGAAGAGCATCGCAGGACACTGACTCCAGTCCCAGAGCAGCTCTCCGTGTACAACGTGGTGTGGAAGCCGTGGCTGCAGCCATGCTGTGGGACGTTCCCATTCTGTTGGTGTGATAAGGAAGGTGATAATAAACTTGCCAACCTCTAA